In a genomic window of Urocitellus parryii isolate mUroPar1 chromosome 11, mUroPar1.hap1, whole genome shotgun sequence:
- the Spata46 gene encoding spermatogenesis-associated protein 46 isoform X2, whose product MENFSLLSISGLRISSSALSTFPDITSSHATSLPDCTLGDTQNGEQLRRNCTIYRPWFSPYSYFVCTDKESHLEAYGFPEVERDEGRGDNCLPEDMAESICSSSSSPENTCPRESTKKSRHGLDSADYITSQDILMVSRWQPAQQNGYKCAACCRMYPTLHSLKSHIKGGFKEGFSCKVYYRKLKTLWGKEQKARQGDRLSSGSCQAFK is encoded by the exons ATGGAAAACTTCTCACTCCTCAGCATCTCTGGACTTCGAATCTCTTCCTCTGCCTTGAGCACTTTTCCTGATATTACATCCTCACATGCCACCAGTTTACCAG ACTGCACCTTGGGGGACACCCAGAATGGGGAGCAGCTAAGGCGGAACTGCACCATCTACCGGCCCTGGTTCTCCCCTTACAGTTACTTTGTGTGCACGGATAAAGAGAGCCACCTGGAGGCCTATGGCTTCCCAGAGGTGGAGAGGGATGAGGGCAGGGGGGACAACTGCCTTCCTGAGGACATGGCTGAGAGCATCTGCTCATCATCTTCCTCCCCAGAAAATACATGCCCCCGAGAGTCCACCAAGAAATCCAGGCATGGCTTGGACTCCGCGGACTACATCACATCCCAGGACATCCTAATGGTCTCCAGGTGGCAGCCGGCCCAGCAAAATGGCTACAAGTGTGCAGCCTGTTGCCGCATGTATCCTACCCTCCACTCCCTCAAGAGCCACATAAAGGGGGGCTTCAAAGAGGGCTTCAGCTGCAAGGTGTACTACCGTAAGCTCAAAACCCTCTGGGGCAAGGAGCAGAAGGCCCGGCAGGGGGACAGGCTCTCCTCAGGGAGCTGTCAGGCTTTCAAGTAG
- the C11H1orf226 gene encoding uncharacterized protein C1orf226 homolog, whose product MFENLNTALTPKLQSSRSFPHLSRPVAPSSATLGSSEPGGPGVRVGSSQHLKNLGKAVGAKVNDLLRRKEPSGLSSVGVTEINKTAGAQLAGGADGTSGAWLEDERSVPEDFPRLDPPPPITRKRTPRALKTTQDMLISSQPVLSSLEYGTELSPGQPQDSPLTVQPVPADASQLEATMEDRDEVLPNGEVSLSVPDLIHKDSQDESKLKATEHRRASSPGLVERNGLKLSLSPISLAESWEDSSPPPRARTSSLDNEGPHPDLLSFE is encoded by the exons ATGTTTGAGAATTTGAACACAGCCCTCACTCCGAAGCTCCAGTCGAGCCGTTCCTTCCCCCACCTGTCCAGACCTGTGgcccccagctctgccacccTTGGCTCTTCAGAGCCTGGTGGGCCAGGAGTGAGGGTGGGGAGCAGCCAGCACCTCAAGAACCTAGGCAAAGCCGTGGGGGCCAAAGTCAACGACCTCCTGAGGAGAAAGGAGCCCTCGGGCCTCAGCAGCGTGGGTGTGACGGAGATCAACAAGACTGCGGGGGCTCAGCTGGCTGGTGGGGCTGATGGGACAtcaggggcctggctagaggatgAAAG ATCAGTCCCTGAGGACTTCCCTCGCCTGGATCCTCCACCTCCCATAACCAGGAAGCGAACCCCTAGGGCCCTGAAGACCACCCAGGACATGCTGATATCATCACAGCCCGTCCTAAGTAGTCTGGAGTATGGGACAGAGCTGTCACCTGGGCAGCCCCAGGACTCCCCTCTCACTGTCCAACCTGTCCCAGCAGATGCTTCACAGCTGGAGGCCACCATGGAAGATAGGGACGAGGTTCTGCCCAATGGTGAAGTTTCCCTATCGGTTCCTGACCTAATTCACAAGGACAGCCAGGATGAATCTAAGTTAAAGGCAACTGAGCACAGAagagcctcctccccaggcctcgTTGAGAGGAATGGCCTCAAACTCAGCTTGAGCCCCATCAGCCTGGCCGAGTCCTGGGAGGACAGTAGCCCCCCTCCTCGGGCACGGACCTCCAGCCTTGACAATGAGGGCCCTCACCCAGACCTGCTGTCCTTTGAGTAG
- the Spata46 gene encoding spermatogenesis-associated protein 46 isoform X1: MENFSLLSISGLRISSSALSTFPDITSSHATSLPDITKAAVPTEVSSSAQALPSQYQSSALRHGVHNTVPAPDCTLGDTQNGEQLRRNCTIYRPWFSPYSYFVCTDKESHLEAYGFPEVERDEGRGDNCLPEDMAESICSSSSSPENTCPRESTKKSRHGLDSADYITSQDILMVSRWQPAQQNGYKCAACCRMYPTLHSLKSHIKGGFKEGFSCKVYYRKLKTLWGKEQKARQGDRLSSGSCQAFK; encoded by the exons ATGGAAAACTTCTCACTCCTCAGCATCTCTGGACTTCGAATCTCTTCCTCTGCCTTGAGCACTTTTCCTGATATTACATCCTCACATGCCACCAGTTTACCAG ATATTACAAAGGCAGCGGTACCCACTGAGGTTTCCAGCTCAGCTCAGGCCTTGCCATCCCAGTATCAAAGCAGTGCTCTCCGGCATGGGGTACATAACACAGTGCCTGCACCAG ACTGCACCTTGGGGGACACCCAGAATGGGGAGCAGCTAAGGCGGAACTGCACCATCTACCGGCCCTGGTTCTCCCCTTACAGTTACTTTGTGTGCACGGATAAAGAGAGCCACCTGGAGGCCTATGGCTTCCCAGAGGTGGAGAGGGATGAGGGCAGGGGGGACAACTGCCTTCCTGAGGACATGGCTGAGAGCATCTGCTCATCATCTTCCTCCCCAGAAAATACATGCCCCCGAGAGTCCACCAAGAAATCCAGGCATGGCTTGGACTCCGCGGACTACATCACATCCCAGGACATCCTAATGGTCTCCAGGTGGCAGCCGGCCCAGCAAAATGGCTACAAGTGTGCAGCCTGTTGCCGCATGTATCCTACCCTCCACTCCCTCAAGAGCCACATAAAGGGGGGCTTCAAAGAGGGCTTCAGCTGCAAGGTGTACTACCGTAAGCTCAAAACCCTCTGGGGCAAGGAGCAGAAGGCCCGGCAGGGGGACAGGCTCTCCTCAGGGAGCTGTCAGGCTTTCAAGTAG